A window of the Phaseolus vulgaris cultivar G19833 chromosome 5, P. vulgaris v2.0, whole genome shotgun sequence genome harbors these coding sequences:
- the LOC137835639 gene encoding zinc finger A20 and AN1 domain-containing stress-associated protein 3, with protein sequence MAEEHRCQAPRLCVNNCGFFGSPATQNLCSKCYRDLQLKEQQSSNAKMVLNQSLVLPAPPALVSQPSSSKTADLDSAVVEEAPRAADEAKAPQQNRCMTCRRRVGLTGFKCRCGMMLCGTHRYPEQHACEFDFKGMGRDQIAKANPVVKGEKLEKI encoded by the coding sequence ATGGCGGAAGAACACCGATGCCAGGCCCCACGCTTGTGCGTCAACAATTGCGGTTTCTTTGGCAGCCCTGCCACGCAGAATCTGTGCTCGAAGTGTTACCGCGATTTGCAGCTCAAGGAGCAGCAATCTTCCAACGCGAAGATGGTTCTGAATCAGTCTCTCGTTCTTCCGGCGCCTCCGGCGCTGGTTTCTCAGCCGTCCTCTTCGAAGACGGCGGATCTGGATTCCGCGGTGGTTGAGGAAGCGCCACGCGCGGCAGACGAGGCGAAGGCGCCGCAGCAGAACCGGTGTATGACGTGCAGGCGGCGCGTGGGGTTGACTGGGTTCAAGTGCCGGTGCGGGATGATGCTGTGCGGGACGCACCGTTACCCGGAGCAGCACGCGTGCGAGTTCGACTTCAAGGGGATGGGGAGGGACCAGATCGCGAAGGCGAATCCGGTGGTGAAGGGCGAGAAGCTCGAGAAGATCTGA